The Desulfobulbaceae bacterium genome has a segment encoding these proteins:
- a CDS encoding DUF2892 domain-containing protein — translation MKKNVGTIDMAIRLIVFACLVYIGYFDNPVVSAGTSKTIIKVLAFAPLLTGLLRFCPLYAVIGLNTCCECSNKKK, via the coding sequence ATGAAAAAAAATGTTGGTACCATTGACATGGCTATTCGTCTAATTGTTTTCGCCTGCCTCGTTTATATCGGTTACTTTGACAATCCAGTTGTGTCCGCAGGAACCTCGAAAACAATTATCAAGGTTCTAGCCTTTGCCCCCTTATTGACCGGATTGTTGCGGTTCTGTCCTCTGTATGCTGTAATTGGACTTAATACCTGCTGTGAATGCAGCAACAAAAAGAAATAA